The stretch of DNA GTGCTTAATTTCCCTTTGCCGAGAGCGGAAAGCGCCGTGGCTCCAAGCGTGACGAGCAGTTGGGGACGGACGAGTTCGATCTCGCGCGCAAGCCAAGTGCGGCAGGCGGAGATTTCTTCGGCATTAGGGGTTTGGTGGATGCGCCTTTTGCCGCGTGGGACGAATTTGAAATGCTTTACGGCGTTGGTGAGGTAAGCTTCCTGCCGATCGAGACCGGTTTGCGCCAGGGCGGCATCGAGCACGCCACCTGCGGGGCCGACAAAGGGCCTTCCTTGTAAATCCTCTTGATCGCCCGGCTGTTCGCCGATCATCATCCAGCGCGCCTGTTCAGGCCCTTCGCCGAAAACGAGTTGAGTGGCGTGGCAATGCAGAGGGCAGAGGCGGCATTGACGTGCCTCCTGCCGCAGATTCGTCCAATCGTCTTGCGGCGCTTCGAGACGCGGCGCGGGGCGGGCGTGGATTTTGTGATGGAAGCGCGGGGCTTCTGTGACCTGGTGCGCGGCCATGGCGGCGACGCGTTGTTCGGCTTCAGCCAGCATAGCGGGAATCAGTTGCGTCTCGGGGAGGTTCTTCCAGTATTTGCGTGGCATTTCCGAGCGCATGGCTTTGGTTTTGATGCGCGCGGGGTTGAAGATCGAGCGATAATAAGTGTGCCAAAGCTGGTCGATGCCATCATTGAGAGTGGGTTTGGCGCAGTGTTTGGCCGTGACGAGACATTCTTGCCCGTTCCAGGCGATGGAGCCTTTCGGGGTGAGGATGAGCCAATCCATATCCGTGAAACGCCCGGCAAAGAAGGGAGCGACGAGCTGAAGAATATAATGTTCCGGCTCGAACCATGAAATGAAGCGCCTGCGGACTGATGCTTCGGATGGCGTTTCCGCAGCAGGTTGTTCGCGAAAGCGCACGAAGGCTTTCATTTTATGGGCGTCGCGGCGGATTTGGTGATCCATGCGCCGGGCGGCGGCAATGTCTGGATCGGTATGGATCAGGTCCAGGGCCGGTTCGCTTTGGGCGCGCCAAAGGATGCGATAGGCGAGGGCGAAGCGCTGGGGATCGTTATGCCGCAAGATCGATTGCAGGAGGCGCAGGCATTGCGGCCTGACGACGAGTTTCGCGGAGGGCCCAGGGGCGGGGAGCGCTGATGGCGGTTCAGCGTCGAACAGAGAGGGCGTATCGTCCGTGCGGCTCCATTCGATTTGGGCCGGAGGAATTTGTGCGAGGGCAAGGCGGCGGGCGTGTTCCCGCCATGTGTCGAAATCCGTGGCGGGGTCGAGCGTAACGCGCTGCATCAGATCAGATTGAGTTGCTGCGGTTTGGGAAGGAATAGGCTGCGCAGGTCGGCACGTTCCGCCAGCTTTCCAGGCGTCCAGCCGGGCGCGTGGATAAAGGGGCGGGCCTTGCGGATGGAAATATTAAGATTGGCCAAATCTTCCAGGCGCAGGCGGCGGTGACGTCGTGCAGAGAGGATGGCTTGCACGCCACGCGGCCCGAGGCCAGGCACGCGCAGCAGCATTTCACGACTGGCGCTGTTGAGGTCGAGCGGAAACAGGGCGCGGTTGGCGAGCGCCCAGGAGAGTTTGGGGTCCAGTTCCAGATCGAGCATGCCATCCGGACGGGCGGCGGTGATCTCCTGGAATTCGAAACCATAGAAGCGGAACAGCCAATCGGCCTGATAAAGACGGTGTTCGCGTAAAAGCGGCGGGCTGCGCACCGGGAGCAAAGCGGAGGCATCCGGAATGGGGCTGAAGGCGGAATAATAGACGCGTTTGAGGCGATAGCCGGTATAAAGAGACGCGCTGCTGGCCAGGATATCCTGGTCCGTCGTGGCGTCGGCACCGACGATCATTTGCGTGCTTTGGCCACCGGGAGCGAATTTGGAGGAGCGGCGGCCAGTGTGGGTGGGTTCGCGTGCGGCATCGATTTTCAGGCGCATGTCGCCCATGGCGCGCCGGATATCGTGAGCGTGTTTTTGCGGGGCGTATTGCGTTAGGCCTTTTTCCGTTGGCATTTCCACGTTGATGGAAAGCCGATCGGCATAGAGGCCAGCTTCTTCGAGCAGATGCGGGCTGGCGTCCGGAATGGTTTTGAGATGAATGTAGCCGCGGAAATGGTGCTTCTGGCGCAGGTCGCGGGCCACGCGCACCATTTCCTCCATCGTGTAATCCGAGGAGCGGATGATGCCGGAGGAAAGGAACAGGCCTTCGATATAATTGCGGCGATAGAATTCGAGCGTCAGCCAGATAATTTCTTCCACGCTGAAGCGGGTTCGTTCGATGCCGGATGAAGAACGGTTGATGCAATAGGCGCAATCGTAAATGCAAAAATTGGTTAGCAGGATTTTGAGAAGCGAGATGCAGCGCCCGTCCGGCGTGTAGGCGTGGCAAATCCCGTTGCTGGTGGAGCCAAGGCCCGGCAATGATTTGGAATCGCGTTTGTTCGAGCCGCTCGACGCGCAGGAGGCATCGTATTTCGCAGCGTCGGACAGAATAGCCAGGCGATCTTTAAGGGTTCGCTTCATGATAGTTCATGTTATGTTCCGGAGGATGGGTTCGTCAAGATGAAACACACAAGATCATGCTTTCGATAAAAAAATCTGCATGGATCGATAAGAAAGATATAAAAATCGCCAGCAGAAGAAACGATTGAGGTGCGATAAGCGCATTTTCGAGAAAAGGGCTTTCTACCGACTTAATATCTCTAAAATTCGAGAAAGAAATCTGGAGAAATATCCATCTCTTTTGTTGCGCCAAAAAATCCCGCCGAGAATTATTATTGGATTATGTATTAAACAAGGATTTCACTCAAGTTTTCCTCAAGAAGGATAAATTATTTCAAATAACACAAAGCATTTCATTGGAGAGATAGGATGTATCGAAAGTAAACCAACGTCATTTTTCTGCGTAGTGGGAGAGCGCGCGTCTGAGTGATCCGCAGAATTCGTGGAAGCGCGGTCTAGGGAGTTTCGTCATGAAGATTGCCCAAATCGCTCCACTCGCTGAATGCTGCCCTCCGAAGCTTTATGGAGGAACCGAACGGATTGTCTCCTACCTGACGGAAGAACTGGTGCGCCAAGGGCATGACGTAACGCTGTTTGCGAGCGGAGACTCACAAACGGCGGCACATCTCGTGCCCTGTAGCGCTATGGCTCTGCGTCTCGATCCGACGATCGAAGATCGACTGCCTTATTATGTGATGATGCTGGATAAGGTGCGCCAACGTGCGCATGAGTTCGATGTCTTACATTTTCATATCGATCTGATGCATTACCCGCTGTTTCGGGAGATGAAAAACCGCATCGTCACGACCTTGCATGGACGGCTGAATTTGCCGGATTTGCAGCCATTTTATGAGTTCTTTTCGGAATTGCCGCTGGTTTCCATCTCCAATGATCAGCGCCAACCGATGCCGCCGGTCAATTGGGCCGCGACGGTTCTGCATGGGTTACCGTCGGATTTGCTCATGCCAATGAAAAAACCAAGGAATGATTACTTGGCTTTTCTGGGGCGAATCTGTCCGGAAAAACGGCCGGACCGGGCGATCGAAATTGCGATGGCAACCGGGATGCCGCTCAAAATTGCAGCGAAAGTCGACCCTGCGGATGAGGAATACTGGCAGAGCTACTTGAAGCCTTTGGTGGATTCCGCACCCAATATCGAATTTGTCGGGGAAATCAACGAGCAGCAAAAATCGGACTTTTTAGGACATGCGCAGGCATTGCTGTTCCCGATCGATTGGCCGGAACCTTTCGGATTAGTGATGATCGAGGCCATGGCTTGTGGGACGCCGGTGATCGCTTTCAAATGTGGCTCCGTGCCCGAGGTGATTGATGAGGGAGTGACGGGGTTTATTGTCAGTAACGTTCAGGAAGCTGCGGATGCCGTTCGAAAGACCGTTAATTTCGATAGGGCAAGGGTACGCGCGACTTTCGAGAAGCGTTTCACCGTTGAGCGGATGGCGAAGGATTATCTCGATATTTACCGTAACTTGGTCAGTCAACCGGACACATTCGTGGACGAGATTTCCCTGTCTGCGGAAATTATCGATCTACGGGAAGCTGGATAAAGGGTTGTTGGGATGTCGGAAGAACAAAAAAAAATCGCCGTTGAAACAGCACCGCAAGAGACGGGCTCGGGAAACGTTATTCAAGGCGGCCCTGAAGCGAATGGTGACGACAAATTCTTTATCGCCGCCAATGACTCATTACAGGAACAAAGATTTTCCACCTTAAAAAATGGGGATACTTTCGCCGTTTTCGACCAGCATGGCGATGCTTTGAATATGCGGAGCACGCCACAGGGTATTTTTTATCGAGATACGCGCCATTTATCGCTTTTTCAGCTTCTTATTGAAGGCACTCGGCCGATCCTGCTTTCTTCGACGATGCGGGAAGATAATACGACCCTGACATGCGACCTCACCAACCCGGATATTTTCGATGAGGACGGGCGCATGGTGTTGGAACATGATTTAATTCATGTTCGGCGGTCGCGGTTTTTGTGGCAAGGGGCATGCTATGAGCGACTATTGATCAGAAATTTCGACGATCAACAGCGCAAAATCTCACTGAACCTTCGCTTTGAGGTCGATTTTGCCGATTTGTTCGAAACGCGGGGGACGCGGCGTAAAAAACATGGGGTACATCATGCGCCGACCATTGATAAAGACCGAGTTACTTTAAGCTACACTGGCTTGGATGAGCGCCATCGGAAAACGATCCTTCAATTCGACCCGATACCCACGAAACTGGTGGCCAATGAAGCGGATTACGAATTTACGCTTAACAAAAAAGAAGCGCGCGCGGTTTTTGTCGCAGTCGAATGTGATGAACCGGGTTGCGGCATACCGCTGCGGAAAAGCTTTTTCAGTGCCTTACGGGAAGCGCGCCGAACGTTGGCGCGTCTGTCTTCGCGCGCTTCGGTCATTGTTTCCTCCAACGATATTTTCAATGAAACGGCGCGTCGAAGCATCGCCGATCTCTATACATTGACAACCTTAACACCGCAGGGAGCGTATCCTTATGCGGGTATCCCTTGGTTCAGCACCGTTTTCGGGCGAGACGGTCTTATTACGGCATTTGAAATGCTGTGGGTTGATCCGACGATCGCGCATGGCGTTTTGATGTATCTGGCAGCCAACCAAGCAACGGAAATCGACCCTGCGGCGGATGCGGAACCGGGAAAAATCCTCCATGAAGTGCGCCAAGGAGAAATGGCAGAATTAGGGGAGGTGCCGTTCAAACGTTATTATGGCAGCATCGATTCCACACCGCTTTTCGTGATGTTGGCAGGGGAGTATTTGCAAAGGACTGGAGATTTAAGGTCCATAGCGCAGCTTTGGCCGCATATCGAAGCAGCGTTAGGTTGGATAACGCATTACGGCGATCGCGATGGTGACGGTTTTGTAGAATATGGGCGACGGACGAAGGAAGGGTTGGCTAATCAGGGATGGAAAGACAGCCACGATTCCGTTTTTCATGCAGACGGACAACTCGCCATAGGCCCGATCGCGCTTGTAGAAGTGCAGGCCTACGTTTACGGTGCCTGGCGTGCTGCGGCGACGATAGCGCAGCAATTAGGCCGTGTAAATCAGGCTGGAGGGTACACAAAGCGCGCGGAAGAGCTGCGCTGGAATTTCGATCGGCGGTTTTTCGATGAAAATCTAGGAACATATGTTCTGGCGCTGGATGGTGAAAAAAATCCTTGCCGAGTACATACGTCCAATGCCGGGCATGCACTATGGACAGAAATCGCTTATCCTGAGAGGGCCGAAGCCGTGGTGCGAAGCCTGATGGGGACGACTTCTTTTTGCGGGTGGGGTATTCGAACGGCGGCATCGAGCGAGATTAGATATAACCCGATCAGCTATCATAACGGTTCGGTGTGGCCTCATGATAATGCACTGATTGCGGCAGGTTTCGCCCGTTATCATTTTCAGAAAGAGGCATCGCGAATTTTCGAGGGGGTTTTTGCGGCATCGACCTATATCGATCTGCGTCGCTTGCCGGAACTGCTCTGCGGTTTTCCTCGGCAGCGTGCGCAGGGGCCGACTTTCTACCCGGTGGCGTGCATGCCGCAAGCCTGGGCGGCGGCTTCAATGCTCTATATGCTTCAGTCCTGCATCGGGCTAAGTTTCTCGCCTGAAAATGGACAGATCATTTTCAACCGCCCGATTTTACCGTCATTTCTGGATGAAGTGCTGCTGTATAACATCAGCATGGGAGATGGTGCGATTGATCTCTCATTACGCCGTTCGCGCTCCAAGGCCGTGATCGAGGTGATGCAGCATAAAGGCAATATTCGGGTTTTGACGATCACTTAGATAGGTGACGTAACTTTGAGACATATTCGTCACTGGAAATTTACTAAGGATTTTCGGCGAATTTTCTGAAGTTTCGAAAGGGCGAGGAGATCGTAAGTATCTGACTTAGCATAGACAATTTCTCGAAGGTATCGGTTGTCCCGTAGGGCTGCATGAAAGAAGAAGGCAGTGCCAAAAGCATATAATTAACTTCGTGAAACCAAATGGTAATGTTAGTTTTATATGTTGGCTGACGAGATTCGGCTGGTGGCGATAGAGCTATCTTCAGGATCGTAGCAGCAAAAGATTATTTCTCGACGAAAATATTATTCTCGAAATTTTTCGTTTCATCTGAAGAAGACAACACGCAATACGGAGTAAAAGGCGATGGATGCCGTTCTCCTTCCATTTGTTGTTCTTTCCCCTTTTCTAGGAGCGTTGATTTTACTCTTCGCGGCTGGCCGAATGCCGCCGCGCGCGACCGGGATCGTCGGCGTCGGTTCTATTGGAATATCAGCTTTGCTGGCATTGGTAATTGCAGGTTCCTTTATGTCGAACCCGCCGCCTGCCGATACGCTTCAAGTCGGCTTGTGGCGATGGATCGACGTTGAGGGTTTTCAGAGCACGATCGCTTTGACGCTCGACCCGTTATCGTTTTTGATGATGCTGGTCGTCACGGTCGTCGGCTTTCTGATTCATCTCTACGCCTACGGTTACATGCGCTCGGATCGCGATATCAATCGCTTCTTCGCCTACATGAATTTATTCGTGGCGGCGATGCTGGTGTTGGTGTTTTCCTCGGATCTGCTGAGTCTCTACATCGGTTGGGAGGGTGTCGGCGTCTGTTCCTTCCTGCTGATCGGATTTTGGTATGAGGAGGAGGCCAATTGCGTGGCGGCGCGGAAGGCTTTCATCATTACGCGTATCGGCGATGCCTTCATGCTGTGCGGATTGCTACTCTTGGCGACCTCGACCGGCACATTGAGCATTGAGGCGCTGACGCATCAGGCGGGCGCTACGATGCCGGCAATAACGAGAACGATCGCATTATTCCTTCTGTTGGGCGGGGCGGTCGCCAAATCGGCTCAGGTGCCGATGCAAACCTGGCTTCCAGACGCCATGGCCGGACCGACACCTGTTTCAGCATTGATTCATGCCGCGACCATGGTGACGGCAGGGGTTTATATCGTTGCGCGGTTGCACAGCCTCTTTGCCGAAGCACCGGTCGTGATGACAGTGACAAGCTTCATTGGCATGGTGACGTTGCTGCTGGCGGCGGGAAGCGCCCTGGTGCAGACGGACATCAAACGGATTTTGGCTTATTCGACGATGAGCCAACTCGGTTACATGTTCCTTGCTTTGGGAACGGGCGCTTGGGAAGCGGCGGTATTCCATCTCTTCACCCATGCATTCTTCAAAGCGCTGCTCTTTATGGGCGCAGGTGCGATCATCCTGCGCGTTCACCATAAGCAGAATATTTATGAGATGGGTGGCCTGCGCAAAGCAATGCCGGGCGTGTTCTACGCTTTCCTCGCTGGTTCCGCCGCGCTGGCGGGTATGCCGCTACTCACGGCGGGATTTTACAGTAAGGAAATGATCCTTCAGAACGCTTGGCATGCAAACCCTATCCTATGGGTAGGTGCACTAATCGGCGCATTCATGACGGGACTTTATATTTTCCGTTGTGTCTTTCTCGTTTTCTTCGGGCCGATGCACACGGTGCCGTCAGGACGCACAGCGCCGGTGATGGGTGTGCCATTGGCGTGCCTATCCGTGTTGGCTTTGGGGGGCGGCTTGGTAGAAGCGCCGGACGTTATTTTGCCAGTGCATTTCCTGTCTCATTTCGTTGCGCCTGTTTTTGGTGAGCCAAAGGGGGAAGGACCGATTTTGTTGTTGTTGATCGGTTCCGCCGTGCCGTTGGCTGGCGTTACCGTAGCATGGCTGATTTGGGGGCCGCAGGCTCAAACGCGCGCTCGTGCGGAACAACTCGGTGCGGAACGAGGGCCTGAGGAAGACGTGGCGCATCTTGCCCGCGTCGGCTGGGGGTTCGATTTCTTCTATAATTATCTGATCGTGCGACCGTTCATGGCGCTCGGTTATCGGAATAAGAGCGATTTCCTCGATCATATGTCCAACGGGCTGGCAGCGGTGACGCGGTCGGGCGGTGGATTTTTCGGACGGATGCAAAGCGGTCAGGTTCGGCGTTACGCAGGCTGGATCGCTGCCGGAACTGTTGCGGCTCTTTGCTTGGCGGTGCTCTCATGATTGCGCTTCCCCTTCTCACACTTGTGCCTTTTCTGGGCGGCATTGCCGCCTGGGCTATAGGCTGGCGGACGCCTTCAGCGCGTCTTTCTTGGTATGCTTCTTTTGTCGCGCTGATCCTGCAGGCGTTGATCCTGTTGGGCGTGACGCTCGGTGCAGTGGGGCAACCCGGACCGTGGTTAGCGCATTTCTCCGCTTCATGGATTCCCATGTTGGGCATTTCATTTAGCGAAGATTTGGATGGTCTGAGCCTTATCCTGTTATGGCTGACGACGATCCTCTCATTCCTCTGCATTTTTCTGACGGCGCGGAATATTACGGAAAAGCCGGGCTTGTTTCATTTTCTGCTGCTAACGGCGATTGCCGGCATCAATGGCGTTTTTCTCGCCACCGATTTGTTCCTGTTTTTCTTCTTCTGGGAACTGATGTTGGTGCCGATGTATGGGCTGATCGTCCTTTGGGGGCATGAGGACCGCCAACGGGCTGCGATTAAATTCTTTCTATTTACCCAAGGCAGCGGTTTGTTGATGATGCTGTCCATTCTTGGGTTGGTCGTTATTCATTTCCGGCATACGGGCGTTCTGACTTTCGATTATTTCGCGTTGGCGAACACGCCGATGTCCTCGCAAATGTCCATGCTGTTGATGCTGGGTTTCTTTTTGGCTTTCGCCACGAAACTTCCAATCGTGCCGCTTCATATCTGGCTGCCGGACACGCACACGCAAGCGCCGACGGCGGGCAGCGTGCTGTTGGCGGGTGTTTTGCTGAAAACGGGTGGGTATGGGCTGATCCGGTTCGTATTACTTTTCTTCCCGCACGCCGCGGCGCAGTTCGCGCCGATTGCCATTGCCTTGGGCGTGCTTGGCATTCTCTATGGCGCTTGGCTTTCCTTGGTGCAGGACGATCTCAAGCGGCTGATCGCCTATAGCAGCATTAGCCATCTAGGGTTTGTATTGCTGGGAATTTTCTCCGGCTCCACGCTTGGGCTTCAAGGAGCGGTCATGCAGATGGTCGCTCATGGCTTGAGCACGGGCGCTTTGTTCATCATCGCCGGAACGTTGCAAGACGATTTGCACACACGCGATATGCGGCGGATGGGCGGGCTTTGGGCGAAATTACCGCATCTTTCCGCCGTGGGCCTATTTTTCGCTATCGCCTCGCTGGGGCTGCCGGGAATGGGCAATTTCGTCGGTGAGTTCTTGGTATTGCTCGCTGTATGGCATGTCAGCCCATTGGCGGCGGTGCTGGGCACATTAGGGTTAGTGCTTTCGGCTGTGTATTCCTTGGTGATGATCGGGCGTGTGTTTACAGGCCCTTCGCAAGGCAGTGCACCGCGCCTGCCCGATTTCGGCATGCGTCAGATGACGGTGCTAGGAGCAACGATGGCGTTGCTGGTCGTGTTGGGGATGTATCCGCAACCGATTTTGGATCTATCGCATCCGGCCAAGCCAACAAGCGGTCAGATAGATCGGTCTTGATAAAGGAAAAAGCCACGCGGTCTTTCACCGCGTGGCTTTTTACATACGAAGCACAAAGAAAAACCCCCGTTACGAAAGGATCGTGACGGGGGTTTGCTATTTTTTCAAAAGCTCACATGGGCTGGCGTTTTTCGCTTTCTTTTTTGGCCATGGAACGTCCAAGCATCGGAAGAACTTCGCAAAGCGCTTCCTCTGTTGCGTTGGGCGTTTGCCCTGATTCATGGGCGATGTGAGCAATGCGGCTGCTCCCCATGACCTGTTCAACTTCCTCCGCGCTCCAGGGAGAACGATTGTAATTTTCAGGTTTTATCAGAAAATTACGAAGTTCCGTGTCCTGGTGGATCAACTGAATGGCGACGGTCGTCAAACCGGAGCGATCGCTATCCGCTCCGGTAAAGTTATCGCCACCACGCATAATAGCTGATGTAGCCGCATGAGCGGAGGTTTCGTGTGTGTGTCCAGAGGAACGTGCGGTCATGGCCGGTGCTCCAATTTTTAAGAAAGCGCTACTAACAGCCTGTGTTACGAAGGCCTCGCCAGCGCGAAAAGCAGCTTGCCCAGATTGGGTGAGCCTGAGAGTGATACGGATTGCATGATCCGAAGTTGCAGTTTCTGGATGAAGAAAAATTAAGTTTCTTACGTATCAAAGGAAGAGCGTGTCTGTTCTCCCTACGCTGCGGAGAAACGAACTATTCTCATGTTTTTGGGTATTTGAAGAAGGCTCAAAGTAGCCTTGGCACGAGGAGGGATTTTAAATGACGAAGCTTTTGGTGTTGTATTATTCGACTTATGGCCATGTCGAGACGATGGCGAACGCCGTCGCGGAAGGTGCGCGGCGCGCAGGTGTCGAGGTGCAGGTCAAGCGTGTGCCTGAGCTAGTGCCGGAAGAAGTTGCCAGGGCCAATCATTTCAAGCTGGATCAGGCGGCTCCGATCGCTACTCCGGCGGAATTGATCGATTACGATGCGATTATCGTCGGTGCGCCGACGCGTTTCGGGCGTATCCCATCGCAAATGGCGCAATTTTGGGACCAAACCGGTGGCTTATGGGCCAAAGGCGCGTTGATCGGCAAGTTGGGCGCGGCTTTTACATCAACGGCAAGCCAGCATGGCGGCCAGGAAACGACATTATTTTCCATTCTCAGCAATCTCTTGCATCACGGCATGATTATTAGCGGATTGCCTTATAGTTTTGCGGGGCAGACTAAGCTCGACGAAGTTAGCGGCGGCACGCCTTATGGCGCTTCGACGATCGCTGGCGGAGACGGTTCGCGCGCGGTCAGCGAGAACGAACTTGCTGGTGCACGCTATCTCGGCGAGCATGTGGCCAATATTGCCAAGAAGCTTGCCTGATTGATTCTTACGGCAGGCTTTCATGTGGGGCCCGCAGAGTTTTTGCGATCTGTGCGTTCCGGCGCTTGGTCAATTTGTTGCAAACTCGCCACATAAGGTTAGTGGCTGTGTAGCGGAAAGGTGGATCGGGCTACTTCAGAATCTGACAAAATCCATTCTTTTCAATGTGTTTCGTGGTCGTCATAAAACTGTCATACGCCCGTCACGAAACCTTCGCACTCAGCATGAGAACGCTTCGTTAAGTGGACTTCCGAAACGCAACTGCTGATTCGGGCATCCACCACAATATGAAAAAAATCTCTCGCGTTCTACCGTTGTTGCTGGCATCGACCTCTTTCGGGTCCTTGTTCGCGGCGTCTGACGCCAAGGCGGCCAGCATGGATCAGATGGCGATTATGGAAAAGCAGATCCGCGCCATGCAATCTCAGCTTTCCACGATGCGCAAAGAACATGACCGCGAAATGAAGCGCGTTCATGAGCAACTTGCCCAACAGCGTAAAGCACAGGAACAGGATCCTTACGCCTATCACCGAGCCGTCACGGGGAATGCACAAAACAATACTACTGCGCAATCAAGTGATGGTTTGCGATTGGCTGGCTTTCAAGTCGGTACGTCACTTCCAAGCACTCAGCAAACTAGTGCTTCCGCTTATGCAAGTACGCCCTACGGACAATTAACTGGCACGCCTTCCGCACGAGTATTAGATTTATATGGCCCTCTGCATCGTGGTCAGGTCCAAATCGGCGGCATCCGCGTTACACTTGGTGGTTATCTCGAAGCGGCAACGTTCTGGCGCAGTCGCAACTCGACGTCGGATATTTCATCACAATTCGGTGGCGGGGCGATTCCGTTTGCCAACAATCCGAATTATCATACCAATGAGTTCCACCAATCTGAACGCCAGAGTCGCATTGCGATGCTTGTCGAGGGCGACATTACACACAAATTGCGTGCTCAAGGATACATCGAGGTCGACTTTCAAGGCGCTGGTTCAGGATCCAATTCACGTCAGTCGAATTCCTACGTTCCTCGATCGCGTGTTTTCTATGGTCAGTTGATCGATGACGCGGACGATCTTTACGTTCTTGGAGGCCAGAGCTGGTCGTTCCTAACGATGTTTAATCACGGCATGTCTGCGCGTGACGAGCAGGTGCCGCTCGTTATCGACGCACAATATGTACCAGGCTTCAACTGGACTCGAAATACTCAAGTCCGCATCGTCAAGGGGTTTGGTCATAGTCATTACCATGTGGGTATATCGGTTGAAAACCCGCAGCAAGTTATCTCAGTTGGATCGGGGGGCAATTATCTGCCGCCAGGCGCAGTTGCTGACACCTATCAGAATGCTGGTGGCAACGTTTTCAATCCGTCGACGAACTATTCGACAGATGTTGCGCCGGATATCGTTGGAAAGGTCGCTGCTGATCCGGGATGGGGTCACTACGAAATGTATGGGCTACTGCGTTTTCCACATAGCCGCGTTTCTTATTTGGGGTCTGGTCGTAGTAAAACAGATGTGGCGGGCGGCGGAGGTGCCGGGATGGTGTTGCCTCTGGAAAAAGCACATAAACTCAATTTCCAGGTATCCGGCCTTGTCGGCACGGGTATAGGCCGCTACGGCACGTCGAATATGCCCGATGTTACGATGGGTTCGGACGGGCATATTAAGCCGCTACCTGCTGCGAACGTCTTGGCTGGTCTCTATGGAAACCCAGTTAAAAGTTTGCAACTCTATGCATATGGCGGCATGGAGATGACCCGTTCACGCTCCTCTTTCAATGCGGGTGGCAAACATTATGGCTACGGTAATCCGCTGTATAATGTATCCGGCTGTGATATCGAAGGTGCGGCAGCAAGCACATGCCAAGCAAGTATAAATAAGGTTGTACAGGGTACGGCGGGTTTATGGTGGGACTACCTGCATGGAGACTATGGGACTATCCGTTTGGGTGCTCAGTATTCTTACACTTATATCACGTCGTTTAGCGGTGTAGGAGGCACGCCTCACACGAACGATAATATGGTATTTTTCTCCATGCGTTATCTTCCGTTCCAATGATTGATCATCGCTAATTGAGAATAATTGTAGTGATCCCAAAACATGATAATCGCGCCCTCCGGAGCTAGATGAATCTACGTTATCTTGAACAGGGATCACTTTTTTAATAAACTCTATCAGGCAATCTAGCTTTATAAACATATTAGCAAAGCGTGTTCTCGGCTCCTGGCGTGAAAGATACTCAGGAATTCAACCCGGCGCACAACCAGTGGGGCGCGTTGGAAATCACCGGTCGTTACAGCGTGTCGGACATGAAAGGCCGCCTCGGCTACAAGGATGGTGTGCGTGGCGGCCAGCAGACGGTATGGGCTGGCGGCTTTAACTGGTATCCGAACCG from Kozakia baliensis encodes:
- a CDS encoding UdgX family uracil-DNA binding protein (This protein belongs to the uracil DNA glycosylase superfamily, members of which act in excision repair of DNA. However, it belongs more specifically to UdgX branch, whose founding member was found to bind uracil in DNA (where it does not belong), without cleaving it, appears to promote DNA repair by a pathway involving RecA, rather than base excision.) produces the protein MQRVTLDPATDFDTWREHARRLALAQIPPAQIEWSRTDDTPSLFDAEPPSALPAPGPSAKLVVRPQCLRLLQSILRHNDPQRFALAYRILWRAQSEPALDLIHTDPDIAAARRMDHQIRRDAHKMKAFVRFREQPAAETPSEASVRRRFISWFEPEHYILQLVAPFFAGRFTDMDWLILTPKGSIAWNGQECLVTAKHCAKPTLNDGIDQLWHTYYRSIFNPARIKTKAMRSEMPRKYWKNLPETQLIPAMLAEAEQRVAAMAAHQVTEAPRFHHKIHARPAPRLEAPQDDWTNLRQEARQCRLCPLHCHATQLVFGEGPEQARWMMIGEQPGDQEDLQGRPFVGPAGGVLDAALAQTGLDRQEAYLTNAVKHFKFVPRGKRRIHQTPNAEEISACRTWLAREIELVRPQLLVTLGATALSALGKGKLSTLRGRFHGAPTQSYTHFATVHPSYLLRLPDPSRQAQEKKQFQQDFNAIARWLAENPRAS
- a CDS encoding glycosyltransferase family 4 protein; translated protein: MKIAQIAPLAECCPPKLYGGTERIVSYLTEELVRQGHDVTLFASGDSQTAAHLVPCSAMALRLDPTIEDRLPYYVMMLDKVRQRAHEFDVLHFHIDLMHYPLFREMKNRIVTTLHGRLNLPDLQPFYEFFSELPLVSISNDQRQPMPPVNWAATVLHGLPSDLLMPMKKPRNDYLAFLGRICPEKRPDRAIEIAMATGMPLKIAAKVDPADEEYWQSYLKPLVDSAPNIEFVGEINEQQKSDFLGHAQALLFPIDWPEPFGLVMIEAMACGTPVIAFKCGSVPEVIDEGVTGFIVSNVQEAADAVRKTVNFDRARVRATFEKRFTVERMAKDYLDIYRNLVSQPDTFVDEISLSAEIIDLREAG
- a CDS encoding putative DNA modification/repair radical SAM protein, with amino-acid sequence MKRTLKDRLAILSDAAKYDASCASSGSNKRDSKSLPGLGSTSNGICHAYTPDGRCISLLKILLTNFCIYDCAYCINRSSSGIERTRFSVEEIIWLTLEFYRRNYIEGLFLSSGIIRSSDYTMEEMVRVARDLRQKHHFRGYIHLKTIPDASPHLLEEAGLYADRLSINVEMPTEKGLTQYAPQKHAHDIRRAMGDMRLKIDAAREPTHTGRRSSKFAPGGQSTQMIVGADATTDQDILASSASLYTGYRLKRVYYSAFSPIPDASALLPVRSPPLLREHRLYQADWLFRFYGFEFQEITAARPDGMLDLELDPKLSWALANRALFPLDLNSASREMLLRVPGLGPRGVQAILSARRHRRLRLEDLANLNISIRKARPFIHAPGWTPGKLAERADLRSLFLPKPQQLNLI